One stretch of Oceanipulchritudo coccoides DNA includes these proteins:
- the rpsM gene encoding 30S ribosomal protein S13 produces MPRLLGVDIPGNKKIPYALRYIYGIGPTLADRLVKDAGLDPDVRAHELNEEQLNKISEAIVSEGILVEGDLRREVSANLKRLQAIQSYRGIRHRRGLPVRGQRTQCNARTRKGRRKTISQGKK; encoded by the coding sequence ATGCCACGTTTATTGGGTGTCGACATTCCCGGGAATAAAAAAATCCCATACGCTCTCCGCTACATCTACGGTATCGGGCCAACTTTGGCCGACCGTCTGGTTAAGGATGCCGGTTTGGATCCGGACGTCCGGGCCCATGAATTGAATGAGGAGCAGCTTAACAAAATCTCTGAAGCAATCGTCAGTGAAGGCATCCTCGTCGAAGGGGATTTGCGCCGAGAGGTGAGTGCCAATCTGAAGCGCCTCCAGGCCATTCAAAGCTACCGGGGAATCCGCCACCGTCGTGGTTTACCCGTTCGTGGTCAGCGCACCCAGTGCAATGCCCGGACCCGCAAGGGACGCCGCAAGACAATCAGTCAGGGCAAGAAGTAA
- the rpsK gene encoding 30S ribosomal protein S11: MSEEEKKEQLEEKTPVAETEKSGTATAPEAEAAEGAETAEEEKKSGQPTAADLLKSEVDLTVRKAKGSKNVTSGIVTILATFNNTKVTFSDMKGNVISWSSAGKMNFRGSRKSTAYAAQVVTQDAGKVALSHGMKEVEIRVKGPGMGRDSAIRAVQSLGMTVSAIIDVTPVPHNGCRPKKRRRV; the protein is encoded by the coding sequence ATGAGCGAAGAAGAAAAGAAGGAGCAACTCGAAGAAAAGACTCCCGTCGCGGAAACTGAAAAGTCCGGCACCGCGACCGCCCCCGAGGCAGAAGCCGCGGAAGGTGCTGAAACAGCCGAAGAGGAAAAGAAGTCAGGCCAGCCAACCGCTGCTGATCTCTTAAAGAGTGAAGTGGACCTCACGGTTCGCAAAGCCAAGGGAAGTAAGAATGTCACAAGCGGCATTGTTACCATTCTGGCCACTTTTAATAACACGAAGGTCACTTTTTCCGACATGAAGGGAAATGTAATTTCCTGGTCCAGTGCCGGTAAGATGAATTTCCGCGGTTCGAGGAAGAGTACAGCATATGCCGCTCAGGTGGTGACGCAGGATGCCGGGAAGGTTGCCCTTTCCCATGGTATGAAGGAAGTCGAAATCCGGGTCAAGGGCCCTGGTATGGGACGTGATTCAGCCATCCGGGCAGTACAATCCCTCGGAATGACGGTGAGTGCCATTATCGATGTCACTCCTGTACCGCACAATGGCTGCCGCCCCAAGAAGCGCCGCCGCGTCTAA
- the rpsD gene encoding 30S ribosomal protein S4: MARYTGPTTRINRRFGMSIFPPNKAQDRKPHPPGQHGPRLRRKLSDYSIGLNEKQKLRYLYGLTEKQFRSTFEKAKSKRGVTGEVFVQMLEKRLDAVIYSIGFAKTRRQARQFVTHGHVKVNGHKVDIPSFSVSSGDVVEVKEATSSRQLATRALEDTRIRTVPLWLTRNEDALTASVSREPTADDIETGINVQLIVEFYSR, encoded by the coding sequence ATGGCCCGTTACACTGGACCCACGACCCGTATCAATCGCCGCTTTGGCATGTCTATCTTCCCGCCGAACAAGGCGCAAGACCGCAAGCCGCACCCTCCCGGTCAGCATGGCCCGCGACTCCGCCGGAAACTTTCTGATTACTCGATCGGCTTGAACGAGAAGCAGAAGCTTCGGTATCTTTACGGCCTGACTGAGAAGCAGTTCCGTAGCACTTTTGAAAAAGCCAAGAGCAAGCGTGGCGTTACCGGTGAAGTTTTTGTGCAAATGCTCGAAAAGCGGCTTGATGCGGTTATTTACAGCATCGGGTTTGCCAAGACTCGGCGCCAGGCACGGCAGTTTGTGACTCACGGCCACGTGAAGGTCAACGGTCACAAGGTGGATATTCCTAGTTTCTCGGTATCCTCAGGTGACGTCGTTGAAGTCAAGGAAGCTACTTCCAGTCGTCAATTGGCCACCCGCGCCCTTGAGGACACCCGCATTCGCACCGTGCCACTGTGGCTCACGCGCAATGAAGACGCCCTGACCGCCAGCGTCAGTCGCGAACCAACCGCCGATGATATTGAAACCGGAATTAATGTTCAGCTGATTGTTGAATTCTATTCCCGTTAA
- a CDS encoding DNA-directed RNA polymerase subunit alpha, which yields MATRLSKFHIPNRLIKDEEVSNDSYGKYVAEPFESGYGHTIGNSFRRVLLSSIEGAAISSIKIEGVQHEFQSIDGVVEDVTDIILNLKKILVVSEKSEPVHLMIDVTRKGEVTAGDIQADSNIKVINPEQIICTLDNEQRFQAELEIKVGRGYVSGEDNKELEQSIGVIAIDSLYSPVKLVKYSVENTRVGQMTDFDKLILEIWTDGRITPDDCLKHAAAILKHHLDVFDNVSDDSIEFESEQVEVSEEQNKLRKLLNMSVNEIELSVRAANCLNNANITTVGELAMKSEQEMLKYRNFGKKSLNEIKAKLEQLGLSLGMKIDERLLEARSDF from the coding sequence ATGGCTACACGTTTGAGCAAATTTCATATACCAAACCGTCTCATCAAGGATGAGGAGGTCTCCAATGATTCGTACGGCAAGTATGTTGCCGAGCCTTTCGAAAGCGGCTATGGCCACACGATTGGTAACAGCTTTCGCCGGGTTCTATTGAGCTCCATCGAAGGAGCGGCCATTTCCTCCATCAAGATTGAGGGAGTGCAGCATGAATTCCAGAGCATTGATGGGGTTGTCGAGGATGTGACGGACATTATCCTGAACCTGAAGAAGATCCTCGTCGTCTCGGAGAAAAGCGAACCTGTTCACTTGATGATCGATGTAACTCGCAAAGGCGAGGTGACAGCCGGTGACATTCAGGCAGATTCCAACATCAAGGTTATCAATCCGGAACAGATCATTTGCACACTCGACAACGAGCAGCGCTTCCAGGCCGAGTTGGAAATCAAGGTGGGGCGTGGTTATGTTTCAGGCGAGGATAACAAGGAACTGGAGCAGTCGATAGGCGTTATTGCAATCGACTCTCTCTACAGTCCAGTAAAGCTCGTTAAATACTCAGTCGAGAACACCCGTGTCGGCCAGATGACGGATTTCGACAAACTCATTCTCGAAATCTGGACAGATGGGCGGATCACTCCTGATGACTGTCTGAAACATGCAGCTGCAATTTTGAAGCATCATCTTGATGTCTTCGACAATGTTTCGGATGACTCGATTGAGTTTGAAAGCGAGCAAGTTGAAGTGAGTGAAGAGCAGAACAAGCTCCGTAAGCTCTTGAACATGTCCGTTAATGAAATTGAGCTATCGGTCCGTGCAGCAAACTGCCTCAACAACGCGAACATCACTACTGTGGGTGAGCTTGCGATGAAGAGTGAACAGGAAATGCTCAAATACCGGAATTTTGGTAAGAAGTCGCTCAATGAAATCAAGGCCAAGCTTGAGCAGTTGGGTCTCAGCCTCGGCATGAAGATTGATGAGCGGTTACTGGAAGCCCGCAGTGATTTTTAA
- the rplQ gene encoding 50S ribosomal protein L17 has product MRHLKHRFQLGRKKEHRIATMSNLGAALLRHGRIQTTLPKAKALRPFIEKIITLAKKADGASPEKALHYRRLAASRVRDKEAVGILFNEKASFFSNRPGGYTRIYKLGNRIGDAAEMAVIQLIPAEDEGYAKKPRKARPSKAEKPAAAKEETPVEEPVAEEASDSEAETSETAEPVAEAADEGEKKE; this is encoded by the coding sequence ATGCGTCACCTTAAACATCGTTTTCAATTAGGCCGGAAAAAGGAGCACCGTATTGCCACTATGAGCAACCTTGGGGCAGCCCTCCTGCGCCATGGAAGAATTCAGACAACGCTTCCAAAGGCCAAGGCTCTCCGTCCTTTCATCGAGAAGATCATCACCCTTGCCAAGAAGGCAGATGGAGCATCTCCGGAGAAGGCTCTTCATTATCGCCGTCTGGCGGCATCCCGGGTTCGTGACAAGGAGGCCGTGGGCATCCTGTTCAACGAGAAGGCCAGCTTTTTCAGTAATCGTCCCGGTGGTTACACCCGTATTTATAAACTTGGGAACCGGATCGGTGATGCCGCAGAAATGGCGGTCATTCAGCTGATCCCTGCCGAGGATGAAGGATACGCCAAGAAGCCCCGCAAGGCCCGCCCGTCAAAGGCAGAGAAGCCTGCAGCGGCAAAGGAGGAAACTCCCGTCGAAGAGCCGGTCGCCGAAGAAGCCAGTGATTCGGAAGCAGAGACCAGCGAGACCGCTGAGCCTGTAGCTGAGGCAGCGGACGAAGGCGAAAAGAAGGAGTAA
- the guaA gene encoding glutamine-hydrolyzing GMP synthase produces MPETIAVLDFGSQYTQVIARRLREFHVYSKVYRFDTPASELKADGVNGIILSGGPSSVFSESAPMPDPDLFSLEVPVLGICYGLQLLGRILGGKVEKSTEREYGRGTLNILNKSALFKDLPDEIQVWNSHGDRLIELPAGFMTIGKTENSDFAAIENRDRRIFGLQFHPEVFHTERGTDIIRNFLIDICQCKGDWTMAGYIEMSVEKIRKTVGDRHVILGLSGGVDSSVAAALIHRAIGEQLTCVFVDNGLLRKDEVQAVEKLFGDNFHMNLVVSRTADLFLDKLVGVTDPERKRKIIGNTFVEVFEQEVEKIGEVDFLAQGTIYPDVIESVPIGGNPAALIKSHHNVGGLPERMKLKILEPLNQLFKDEVRRLGEELGLPKSVVWRQPFPGPGLAVRIIGDITPERLRIVREADAILMEEMKAEDYYYKVWQSFAVFLPVQSVGVMGDERTYDFVIALRIVESIDAMTADWARLPHEFLQKVSNRIINEVQGVNRVVLDISSKPPSTIEWE; encoded by the coding sequence ATGCCTGAAACAATAGCAGTTCTCGACTTTGGAAGCCAATATACGCAAGTGATTGCGCGAAGGCTTCGCGAATTTCATGTCTATTCCAAGGTGTATCGGTTTGATACTCCGGCCAGTGAGCTGAAGGCGGATGGGGTAAACGGCATCATTCTGTCCGGTGGTCCGAGCAGCGTTTTTTCGGAGTCAGCCCCGATGCCGGATCCTGACTTGTTCTCTCTCGAAGTGCCTGTGCTGGGAATCTGCTATGGTCTGCAGTTGCTGGGACGTATCCTTGGCGGGAAAGTCGAGAAGAGCACGGAGCGTGAATACGGCCGCGGAACCCTGAATATCCTCAACAAGAGTGCACTCTTCAAGGATCTTCCCGATGAGATCCAGGTCTGGAATTCCCATGGTGACCGCTTAATCGAGCTGCCCGCTGGATTCATGACAATTGGCAAGACCGAGAATTCGGATTTTGCCGCGATCGAAAACCGTGATCGGCGGATTTTCGGCCTGCAGTTCCATCCGGAGGTTTTTCATACAGAGCGGGGCACCGATATTATCCGGAATTTCCTCATCGATATTTGCCAGTGCAAAGGTGACTGGACGATGGCCGGCTATATTGAGATGTCCGTCGAAAAAATCCGCAAGACGGTGGGTGACCGGCATGTTATTCTCGGGCTCAGTGGTGGAGTGGACAGCTCGGTCGCAGCAGCACTCATCCATCGGGCAATCGGAGAGCAATTGACCTGTGTTTTCGTCGATAATGGTCTCTTGCGCAAGGATGAGGTGCAGGCTGTGGAGAAACTGTTCGGGGACAATTTCCACATGAATCTGGTGGTTTCCAGAACCGCTGACCTGTTCCTTGATAAATTGGTTGGCGTCACTGATCCGGAAAGGAAGCGCAAAATAATCGGAAACACCTTTGTCGAAGTCTTTGAACAGGAGGTGGAGAAAATTGGTGAAGTGGATTTCCTTGCTCAAGGGACAATTTATCCGGATGTCATCGAATCGGTTCCCATCGGAGGAAATCCTGCCGCACTGATCAAGAGTCATCATAATGTGGGAGGGTTGCCCGAAAGGATGAAGCTGAAGATTCTCGAGCCGCTAAACCAGCTGTTCAAGGATGAGGTCCGCCGACTCGGTGAGGAACTCGGCCTGCCCAAGAGCGTTGTCTGGCGTCAACCGTTTCCTGGACCCGGACTGGCTGTGAGGATCATTGGCGACATTACTCCAGAGCGGCTCAGAATTGTCCGTGAGGCGGATGCCATCCTTATGGAAGAGATGAAGGCGGAGGATTACTACTACAAGGTTTGGCAGAGTTTTGCCGTCTTTCTTCCCGTTCAATCAGTCGGAGTGATGGGCGATGAACGGACTTATGACTTCGTCATTGCGTTGCGGATCGTGGAAAGCATTGATGCCATGACCGCTGACTGGGCTCGCCTGCCTCACGAGTTCCTGCAGAAAGTCTCCAACCGGATTATCAATGAAGTCCAAGGTGTGAACCGGGTTGTCCTCGACATTTCCTCCAAACCGCCCAGCACAATCGAGTGGGAGTAA
- the hisD gene encoding histidinol dehydrogenase → MKKLIASDPAFYRKLGQFAADEKQRGELEATVKEVLEQVRQRGDSAVLEYTRKFDGFRSTAQGLKVDPSSLKAAESALSPAQRKEIRSAIRCVRDFHKKGLPSNWMAKNPHGARVGERWYPISRVGIYIPAGNVPLVSTAVMTTTLARLAGVKSIAVSTPANREGKISQQMLAGLSLCGVSEVYRIGGAQAIAAMAFGTKTIEPVLKIMGPGNAYVAEAQRQVFGQVGIDLLPGPSEALAIADGTAKPHYLAADLLAQAEHGSGRERVYFVYTNEAQARKVEAEAERMIPTLGHAEAVRKIWKTRTCFIKVSNISQAIEVANFIAPEHLELHVDKVLLPRLLQDIQTAGAILCGHDTPTVIGDFTAGPSHTLPTSRTGRFFSGLKITDFMRRSSIVQYDQDSLKKARNGVRVFSELEALDAHGQSMEIRFPESS, encoded by the coding sequence ATGAAAAAGTTGATTGCCAGCGATCCCGCCTTCTACAGGAAACTTGGTCAATTCGCGGCAGATGAGAAGCAGCGGGGCGAGCTAGAGGCAACGGTCAAGGAAGTCCTCGAACAGGTGCGCCAACGCGGGGATTCCGCAGTCCTTGAATATACCAGGAAGTTTGACGGTTTCCGGAGTACTGCCCAGGGCCTTAAAGTCGATCCTAGTTCCTTGAAGGCTGCTGAATCAGCCCTATCGCCAGCACAACGCAAGGAAATCCGGTCGGCTATCCGATGTGTCCGGGATTTCCACAAGAAGGGGCTTCCAAGCAACTGGATGGCGAAGAATCCTCACGGTGCAAGGGTGGGTGAACGCTGGTATCCGATCAGCCGGGTGGGCATTTATATCCCGGCAGGAAATGTTCCATTGGTATCCACGGCAGTCATGACAACAACGCTTGCCCGTTTGGCCGGTGTGAAGTCGATAGCGGTCTCCACCCCGGCCAATCGCGAAGGTAAGATCAGCCAGCAAATGCTGGCTGGCTTGTCTCTATGCGGGGTGAGCGAAGTCTATCGCATTGGAGGGGCCCAGGCAATTGCCGCAATGGCCTTTGGAACAAAGACCATCGAACCGGTGCTCAAGATCATGGGTCCGGGCAACGCCTATGTTGCGGAAGCGCAGCGTCAGGTTTTTGGTCAAGTGGGAATTGATTTGCTTCCGGGGCCAAGTGAGGCACTTGCCATCGCTGACGGAACGGCCAAGCCACATTATCTCGCTGCGGATCTACTTGCCCAGGCTGAGCATGGCAGTGGCCGGGAGCGGGTCTATTTTGTCTACACGAATGAGGCGCAGGCCCGGAAAGTGGAAGCAGAGGCGGAGCGCATGATTCCGACCCTTGGCCACGCTGAGGCTGTCCGGAAGATATGGAAGACGCGCACGTGCTTCATAAAGGTCTCAAATATTTCACAGGCGATTGAGGTAGCGAATTTCATTGCCCCGGAGCACCTTGAGCTTCACGTGGATAAAGTCCTTCTGCCCCGATTGTTGCAGGATATTCAAACAGCAGGGGCAATTCTTTGTGGTCATGACACACCGACCGTTATCGGGGATTTCACCGCCGGGCCAAGCCATACCTTGCCCACTTCACGAACGGGCCGCTTTTTCAGTGGGCTTAAGATAACGGACTTCATGCGGCGGAGCAGTATTGTACAGTATGATCAGGATTCCTTGAAGAAAGCCCGCAATGGCGTGCGCGTTTTTTCAGAACTGGAGGCCCTTGATGCTCATGGCCAATCCATGGAAATCCGCTTTCCTGAGAGCTCCTAG
- the hisC gene encoding histidinol-phosphate transaminase produces the protein MKSIEELIQGHLRTLEAYTPGVQPTGKGWIKLNTNELPFSPPDSVQQAIQEELGLLARYPNPRSEQLREVLADFHGFKLNQVIVGNGSDDLLNLLARSFGGAGRKTLETFPSYSLYPVITAIAGGTIHSIEFNENFELPIEALLSAGADLLFLTCPNAPTGIRFPQSDLNRLASEHEGILVIDEAYAEFSGESAMKLVHQHENVVITRTFSKAYGLAGLRVGYAIASAAVISVLDRVRDSYNVNRLSQAGAVAAVKSRGFYDACILEICETRERVRETLAELGWKIYPSKANFLFGAPVNSSGAGGPEIASSLFKHLEDHRILVRYFPKHPLTASYLRISIGSNSEMDQFLEEVRTWTRSA, from the coding sequence ATGAAGTCCATCGAAGAGCTGATCCAGGGCCATCTCCGTACGCTGGAAGCCTATACACCGGGAGTCCAACCAACAGGTAAAGGATGGATCAAGTTGAATACCAACGAGTTGCCTTTTTCTCCCCCGGATTCAGTCCAGCAGGCGATTCAAGAGGAGTTGGGCCTTCTGGCCCGATATCCGAATCCGCGGAGCGAGCAACTGCGTGAGGTCCTGGCCGATTTTCATGGATTTAAGCTAAACCAGGTTATCGTCGGGAATGGGTCCGATGACTTGTTGAATTTACTCGCCCGTTCCTTTGGCGGGGCTGGTCGCAAGACGCTTGAGACTTTCCCCAGCTACTCGCTCTACCCGGTCATCACGGCCATTGCCGGCGGTACGATCCATTCGATCGAATTCAACGAAAACTTTGAATTACCGATTGAGGCACTTCTTTCAGCAGGTGCTGACTTATTGTTTTTAACTTGCCCGAACGCCCCGACGGGAATCCGGTTTCCTCAGTCCGACCTTAACAGGCTCGCCTCGGAGCATGAGGGAATCCTTGTGATTGATGAGGCTTATGCGGAGTTTTCCGGTGAATCGGCAATGAAGCTCGTTCATCAGCATGAAAATGTCGTCATCACGCGGACCTTCTCCAAGGCCTACGGATTGGCCGGATTACGGGTTGGTTATGCCATCGCTTCAGCGGCCGTTATTTCGGTCCTCGATCGCGTGCGAGACAGTTACAATGTGAATCGTCTCAGTCAGGCGGGAGCCGTTGCGGCCGTAAAATCCCGTGGGTTCTACGATGCCTGCATTCTTGAGATTTGTGAAACCCGTGAACGGGTACGTGAAACTTTGGCGGAATTGGGTTGGAAGATTTACCCGTCCAAGGCAAATTTCCTTTTTGGGGCACCGGTCAACTCTTCTGGCGCAGGTGGTCCGGAGATTGCCAGCTCTCTCTTCAAGCACCTTGAAGATCATCGGATCCTTGTTCGTTACTTCCCCAAGCATCCATTGACAGCCTCATATTTACGCATCAGCATCGGCTCAAATTCTGAAATGGATCAATTTCTTGAAGAGGTCAGGACATGGACAAGAAGCGCATAG
- the hisB gene encoding imidazoleglycerol-phosphate dehydratase HisB, giving the protein MDKKRIAKLTRETKETAISLKLNLDGSGKTKISTGIPFFDHMLELFAHHGLFDLELSAKGDLSVDYHHTVEDVGIVLGEAVRKASGDKSGIRRYGFFLLPMDECLCRFVMDLGGRAHLAYKVSSEQSFVRDFNIVLVREFFQAYANSAAANVHIELLYGDEPHHIAESIFKGFGRTLAVCVERDPRREGMVPSTKGMLE; this is encoded by the coding sequence ATGGACAAGAAGCGCATAGCAAAACTAACCCGCGAAACCAAAGAGACAGCAATCAGCCTCAAGCTGAACCTTGATGGGTCTGGCAAAACGAAGATCAGCACGGGAATTCCCTTTTTCGACCACATGTTGGAATTGTTCGCCCACCATGGATTATTCGATCTTGAGTTGAGTGCCAAGGGCGACCTCAGCGTGGACTACCACCATACTGTCGAAGATGTCGGTATCGTATTGGGTGAAGCTGTCCGCAAGGCCTCCGGGGACAAGAGCGGCATCCGTCGTTATGGGTTTTTCCTTCTTCCGATGGACGAGTGCCTGTGCCGCTTTGTGATGGATTTGGGCGGACGGGCCCATCTGGCATACAAGGTAAGTTCTGAACAAAGCTTTGTTCGGGATTTCAATATCGTGCTGGTGCGGGAGTTTTTCCAGGCCTATGCCAATAGCGCTGCGGCCAATGTGCACATCGAGTTGCTCTACGGTGATGAACCGCACCATATTGCTGAGTCGATTTTCAAGGGCTTCGGCCGGACGCTTGCTGTTTGCGTTGAGCGGGATCCCAGGAGAGAAGGAATGGTTCCTTCGACCAAGGGCATGCTCGAATAA
- the hisH gene encoding imidazole glycerol phosphate synthase subunit HisH, whose amino-acid sequence MMMDAGEGPVVAILDYGMGNLRSVHRAFLAVGAKARIVEQPSEAERADALVFPGQGAIVDTMRLLKERGWDRFICDWIRQDRPFFGICLGLQALFDFSEEGNTKGLGVFPGVVKRFSFPLESGLKIPHMGWNSVRFRSLEGTLQKGLSLDTDQYYFVHSYYVVPESKELIWSTTDYGDLSFCSAIRRGNLIATQFHPEKSQSRGLQLYRNFVNSVSEPDSPL is encoded by the coding sequence ATGATGATGGATGCCGGAGAGGGCCCAGTTGTGGCTATTTTGGATTATGGAATGGGCAATTTGCGCAGTGTGCACCGGGCATTTCTGGCCGTGGGTGCGAAAGCCCGAATTGTTGAGCAGCCCTCCGAAGCAGAGAGGGCCGATGCCCTGGTTTTTCCGGGACAAGGTGCGATCGTCGATACAATGCGTCTTCTCAAGGAAAGGGGATGGGATCGCTTCATTTGCGACTGGATCCGGCAGGATCGTCCTTTTTTCGGGATTTGTCTGGGTCTTCAGGCGCTTTTTGACTTCTCGGAGGAGGGAAACACCAAAGGACTGGGCGTTTTCCCCGGTGTAGTAAAGCGGTTCTCCTTTCCCCTTGAGTCTGGTCTCAAAATTCCCCACATGGGCTGGAATTCGGTCCGATTCAGAAGTTTGGAAGGGACTCTCCAGAAAGGGCTCTCATTGGATACGGACCAGTATTATTTTGTTCACAGCTACTATGTGGTCCCGGAATCCAAGGAATTAATCTGGTCCACAACTGACTACGGGGACTTGTCCTTCTGCAGTGCAATCCGGCGTGGTAATCTCATCGCCACCCAGTTTCATCCGGAGAAATCGCAGTCAAGGGGCCTTCAGCTCTACCGGAACTTCGTAAATTCAGTCTCTGAACCGGATTCTCCGCTCTAA
- a CDS encoding citrate synthase, which yields MSNEPVAKVIIDGKEHPYPVMVGTEDEKAIDLRKLRKETGYITFDEGYGNTGSCKSNITFIDGEKGILRYRGIPIEQLAEQSTFLCSAYLIIYGELPTETQLNAFRSKVAGAARLHENFRHHFEGFPSKAHPMAVLSSMLNSLGCYYPEMSSNNREQDLELFDDAAALLISKVRTIAAMTYRMSLGLPFNFPRKDMRYVENFLHMMFTEPYDEYEVSQEVADALDLFLLLHADHEQNCSTSTVRMVASGGANLFASVSAGVGALWGPLHGGANSAVVRMLEEIHASGDDGSRFIMAAKNGKARLMGFGHRVYKNYDPRAKIFGEAAERVLKALGREDPLLDIAHHLEQAALKDDYFIERKLYPNVDFYSGIVLKAIGIPVEMFTVMFAIGRMPGWIANWKEIAETSNKIHRPRQIYTGYTKRDYVPMADRG from the coding sequence ATGAGTAACGAACCAGTGGCAAAAGTCATCATTGATGGAAAAGAGCATCCGTACCCTGTCATGGTAGGGACTGAGGATGAAAAGGCGATAGATCTCAGGAAGCTTCGGAAAGAGACAGGCTACATCACATTTGATGAGGGGTACGGGAATACAGGCTCCTGCAAAAGTAATATTACCTTCATCGACGGAGAAAAAGGGATTCTTCGCTACCGGGGAATTCCCATTGAGCAGCTTGCTGAGCAGTCCACCTTCCTCTGCAGTGCCTATCTGATCATTTACGGCGAATTGCCGACAGAGACTCAGCTAAACGCCTTTCGCAGCAAGGTGGCTGGAGCAGCCCGGCTTCACGAGAATTTCCGTCACCACTTTGAGGGCTTCCCGTCCAAGGCCCATCCCATGGCTGTGCTGAGCTCGATGTTGAATTCGCTCGGATGCTACTATCCGGAAATGTCCAGTAACAACCGGGAACAGGATCTGGAGCTCTTTGACGACGCGGCTGCTCTTCTGATTTCGAAGGTCCGGACGATTGCCGCCATGACCTACCGGATGTCTCTCGGGCTTCCCTTTAATTTCCCGCGCAAGGATATGCGTTATGTGGAGAATTTCCTGCACATGATGTTCACTGAGCCTTATGATGAGTACGAGGTCTCACAGGAAGTGGCAGATGCCCTTGACCTTTTCCTGCTTCTTCACGCGGACCATGAGCAGAATTGCTCCACCTCGACCGTTCGGATGGTCGCCAGTGGTGGCGCTAACTTGTTCGCCTCGGTCTCGGCCGGCGTAGGTGCACTTTGGGGGCCGTTGCATGGCGGAGCCAACTCGGCTGTAGTTCGCATGCTCGAGGAAATCCATGCCAGTGGCGACGACGGGAGCCGGTTTATCATGGCCGCCAAGAATGGGAAAGCGCGGCTGATGGGGTTTGGTCACCGCGTCTACAAGAACTACGACCCGCGAGCCAAGATTTTCGGGGAGGCGGCTGAACGTGTCCTCAAGGCCCTTGGGCGGGAAGATCCATTACTCGACATTGCTCACCATCTCGAGCAGGCCGCTCTCAAGGACGATTATTTCATTGAGCGTAAACTCTATCCCAATGTGGATTTCTACAGTGGCATCGTCCTCAAGGCGATTGGTATCCCGGTGGAAATGTTCACCGTCATGTTTGCCATTGGGCGCATGCCGGGATGGATCGCCAACTGGAAGGAAATTGCGGAAACTTCAAACAAGATTCATCGTCCCCGCCAGATTTATACCGGCTACACAAAGCGCGATTACGTTCCAATGGCCGATCGCGGTTAG
- a CDS encoding VC0807 family protein, with protein sequence MGSEKPEIKKRENSFHSLLFNILIPVILLTQGDRLISSPASVLVLALAFPVSYFLWDFQRRKRPNFISILGFVSILLTGGVGLMQLPRFWFIIKETAIPAIIGLAVIGSLFTRYPLIRLLVFSKELFDVDHIQTALKERGREEAMEKLLSRATLLLSISFFISAILNFFLASHFIQTEPTIDAAQFNAEVGAMTGWSFVVIALPSTLFLFGILYMVAHGIKKHAGLGFEEALSPHLREEEKKNED encoded by the coding sequence ATGGGAAGCGAAAAGCCTGAAATTAAGAAACGTGAGAACAGCTTTCACAGCTTGCTCTTCAACATTCTGATCCCCGTTATTCTACTAACGCAGGGGGATCGGCTCATATCGAGCCCGGCCTCCGTCCTGGTTCTTGCGCTCGCCTTTCCAGTGAGCTACTTCCTCTGGGATTTCCAGAGGAGAAAACGGCCAAACTTCATCTCCATCCTTGGATTTGTCAGTATTCTCCTGACCGGAGGCGTCGGGCTGATGCAGCTTCCCAGATTCTGGTTCATCATAAAGGAAACCGCAATCCCCGCCATAATCGGACTTGCCGTCATTGGCTCGCTCTTCACCCGCTACCCGTTGATCCGGCTTCTCGTCTTTTCAAAGGAGCTCTTTGATGTGGATCACATCCAAACAGCGCTCAAGGAAAGAGGCCGTGAAGAAGCGATGGAAAAGCTACTTTCCCGTGCAACCCTGCTCCTCTCCATTTCCTTTTTTATCAGTGCGATCCTGAATTTTTTTCTCGCAAGCCACTTCATCCAGACCGAACCCACAATCGATGCGGCTCAGTTTAATGCGGAAGTGGGCGCCATGACCGGATGGTCATTTGTCGTCATTGCGCTTCCCAGTACATTGTTTTTATTCGGCATCCTGTACATGGTGGCCCACGGCATCAAGAAACACGCCGGCTTGGGCTTCGAGGAAGCTCTCTCCCCGCACTTGCGTGAAGAAGAGAAAAAAAACGAGGATTGA